In a genomic window of Desulfopila inferna:
- a CDS encoding sugar phosphate nucleotidyltransferase has product MSRNSQLSVVILAAGKGTRMKSATAKVLHHVFFQPMLHHVLQSVQPLEPGRCVVVVGHQEDAVRNSLVDFDVEIVRQEKQLGTGHAVQVAGPAMNEDAGVVMILCGDTPLISTSSLRKMYEHHTAAQSVLTVMTTIVDNPTGYGRIISAGNSVLAIVEEKETDELQREIKEINAGIYMVEREFLFEALDTLTPDNTQGELYLTDIVEYAVSRGKNAAKFLNRSSVEVLGVNSRVELEAAHKQLQLQRNIELMRQGITIFNSEMVTVAPTVEIGCDCQLLQNVHITGNSLIGKSCIIENGVILHHCKVGDNVRIGAYSVLQGCNIDKNAIIPPLTSKKE; this is encoded by the coding sequence ATGAGCCGCAACTCTCAACTCTCAGTGGTTATACTCGCCGCCGGCAAGGGGACAAGGATGAAATCGGCTACGGCCAAAGTCTTGCATCACGTTTTTTTCCAGCCGATGCTGCATCATGTACTGCAAAGTGTGCAGCCGCTTGAGCCGGGAAGATGTGTTGTTGTCGTCGGTCATCAGGAGGACGCTGTGAGAAATTCCCTGGTCGATTTTGATGTGGAAATCGTCCGGCAGGAAAAGCAGCTCGGCACAGGACACGCCGTACAGGTGGCTGGACCTGCCATGAATGAAGATGCCGGTGTGGTGATGATCCTTTGTGGAGATACCCCCCTGATCAGTACAAGTTCTTTAAGGAAAATGTACGAGCACCATACCGCTGCGCAGTCTGTGCTCACGGTTATGACCACCATAGTCGATAATCCGACAGGCTACGGCCGTATTATCTCGGCGGGAAACAGTGTGTTGGCAATTGTTGAAGAAAAAGAGACAGATGAGCTGCAAAGAGAGATTAAAGAGATCAATGCGGGAATATATATGGTGGAACGGGAGTTTCTTTTTGAGGCCCTGGACACCTTGACACCTGATAATACTCAAGGCGAGTTGTATCTGACAGATATTGTCGAATATGCGGTGTCAAGAGGAAAGAACGCGGCGAAATTCCTTAATCGCTCCTCCGTGGAAGTGCTCGGAGTGAATTCCCGGGTTGAGCTTGAGGCAGCCCACAAACAGCTCCAGCTGCAGCGAAATATTGAACTGATGCGGCAGGGCATAACGATTTTCAACAGTGAGATGGTAACGGTAGCCCCAACGGTGGAAATAGGCTGCGACTGCCAACTTCTGCAAAATGTACATATCACGGGAAACAGCTTGATCGGCAAGTCATGCATCATCGAAAATGGTGTTATTCTCCATCACTGCAAAGTAGGTGATAATGTGCGAATAGGCGCCTACAGCGTTCTCCAAGGTTGTAATATAGATAAAAATGCGATCATACCACCACTCACTTCCAAAAAGGAATAA
- a CDS encoding IMP cyclohydrolase, whose product MSNIKKMYSTILGDNFPMEMKISFGNQTLVYRKKTWEIKQEDGSVVERGVRYGENPDQEAALYELVGGNLVLGDCSYITPYNGLVSSITAEDMLQVGKHPGKINLTDVDNGLNIIKYLTEKPAAVILKHNNPCGAAYGNSLAKAFDRANRSDRIAAFGGAVVLNRPCDKETAALLAENYLEVVCAPDFEEGALDLLKKRTNLRVIRISGIERLSDFESYRYVDFKSLIDGGIIVQQSPVNSIRTALDLQPAVASWKGKEYRCQRAPTEQEVDDMIFGWAVEHGVTSNSVLYVKDGCTVGIGTGEQDRVGVAEIAVHKAYIKYADILCFDRFDISYADLALAIERGKRDQADKEEIDAKVRADRANLPGSVMISDAFFPFRDGADIGIRQGVSAILQAGGSMRDFETIEACNEATPQVAMMFTGQRSFKH is encoded by the coding sequence ATGAGTAATATCAAAAAGATGTACTCCACAATACTGGGAGATAATTTTCCCATGGAAATGAAGATCTCCTTTGGTAACCAGACACTGGTCTATCGCAAGAAAACCTGGGAAATCAAACAGGAAGACGGCAGCGTAGTTGAACGGGGAGTCAGATATGGTGAGAACCCCGATCAGGAAGCAGCCCTCTACGAGCTGGTGGGAGGTAACCTGGTGCTTGGCGATTGCTCCTATATCACGCCTTATAACGGTCTGGTCTCTTCAATTACAGCAGAAGACATGCTGCAGGTGGGTAAGCATCCGGGAAAAATCAACCTCACAGATGTAGATAACGGGCTCAATATCATCAAATACCTGACTGAAAAACCAGCAGCCGTAATTCTCAAACACAATAATCCTTGCGGTGCAGCCTATGGTAACTCCCTGGCCAAGGCTTTTGACAGGGCAAATCGCAGTGACCGAATCGCCGCCTTCGGCGGTGCGGTGGTTCTGAATCGCCCATGCGATAAGGAGACAGCCGCCCTTCTGGCAGAAAATTATCTTGAAGTCGTCTGTGCTCCCGATTTTGAAGAAGGCGCCCTTGACCTGCTGAAAAAAAGAACCAACCTCCGTGTCATAAGAATCTCAGGAATTGAAAGACTTTCCGATTTTGAATCATATCGTTACGTTGATTTTAAAAGTTTGATAGACGGCGGCATCATCGTCCAGCAGTCCCCTGTCAATTCTATTCGTACAGCCCTGGATCTGCAACCGGCAGTAGCCTCCTGGAAAGGAAAAGAGTACCGTTGTCAGAGGGCACCGACAGAACAGGAAGTCGACGATATGATTTTCGGCTGGGCCGTTGAACATGGAGTGACCTCCAACTCGGTCCTGTATGTAAAAGATGGTTGCACCGTCGGCATCGGCACAGGAGAGCAGGACAGAGTCGGAGTTGCCGAAATCGCAGTGCATAAAGCGTATATAAAATATGCCGATATCCTCTGTTTCGACCGTTTCGATATCTCCTATGCCGACCTTGCTCTCGCCATAGAAAGGGGTAAACGGGACCAGGCAGACAAAGAAGAAATTGACGCGAAGGTGCGTGCCGATCGGGCCAACCTGCCAGGATCCGTCATGATATCAGATGCTTTTTTTCCATTTCGCGATGGTGCCGATATAGGAATCCGCCAGGGAGTATCGGCAATCCTGCAGGCAGGCGGTTCAATGCGGGACTTCGAAACTATTGAAGCCTGCAATGAGGCTACCCCTCAAGTTGCTATGATGTTTACAGGACAACGCTCTTTCAAACATTGA
- a CDS encoding divergent polysaccharide deacetylase family protein: protein MARARTRRKKKKTASKNRSRFSRIDFKKIVYTLCLLSFLVFSIGVLTYVIFFRMVVAAELESVPNPPMCEEADGRVERVDLPECAIIIDDMGYHHEIGKKMIDLPLNLSFSFLPHAPYTSELENMAFRLGRTILLHLPLQPKDNTWDPGPGALYVDEQAQQESLFLQNIKMVPHAVGVNNHMGSFYSEDKTAMTSLLELIDARRLFYVDSYTTPNSLGYTLAQQKEIRSARRHIFLDNVEEVEAICERLSELMRIALQHGQAIGIAHPHKETLTALQSCIDSKRSPVKFVGVEKLVN from the coding sequence ATGGCACGAGCTCGAACGCGACGCAAAAAAAAGAAGACTGCATCTAAGAATCGAAGCAGGTTTTCCCGGATAGATTTTAAAAAAATAGTATACACCCTGTGTTTGCTGAGCTTCCTGGTGTTTTCCATCGGAGTTCTCACCTATGTTATCTTTTTCCGCATGGTTGTTGCCGCCGAACTGGAATCCGTGCCGAATCCGCCTATGTGCGAAGAAGCTGACGGCAGAGTGGAGCGTGTGGATTTACCCGAATGTGCTATCATCATCGATGATATGGGATACCACCATGAAATAGGGAAGAAGATGATAGATCTTCCGTTGAATCTTTCTTTTTCTTTTCTCCCTCATGCGCCTTACACATCCGAATTGGAAAATATGGCCTTCAGACTGGGAAGAACTATTCTTCTGCATTTACCGCTTCAGCCCAAAGATAATACCTGGGACCCAGGTCCTGGAGCACTGTATGTCGATGAACAAGCACAGCAGGAGTCTCTTTTTTTGCAGAATATCAAGATGGTACCTCATGCCGTTGGCGTGAATAACCATATGGGATCTTTTTATAGCGAAGATAAGACCGCCATGACATCACTTCTTGAACTTATAGATGCGAGGCGATTGTTCTATGTTGACAGTTATACCACGCCGAACAGTCTGGGTTATACCCTGGCGCAGCAGAAAGAAATTCGATCAGCCAGGCGGCATATTTTTTTAGATAACGTGGAGGAGGTCGAGGCGATCTGCGAACGGCTTAGCGAATTGATGCGGATTGCGCTGCAGCACGGACAGGCTATTGGTATTGCCCACCCGCATAAAGAAACCCTTACTGCGCTGCAATCATGTATAGATTCCAAGCGCTCTCCGGTAAAATTTGTCGGAGTAGAGAAGCTTGTTAATTGA
- a CDS encoding diacylglycerol kinase codes for MTSRKSTLSLKHQELAKDMTDMQKTTVMKPQKPPLQRIQSAFYHSIDGLSAAFKGEAAFRQVVMMFILLLPLLYFLPIPLTFKLLLLAANFIVLISEILNSAVEAVVDLASPELHELAKKAKDMGSAAVFLAMIMAVTLWLYTIPFLLL; via the coding sequence ATGACGTCTCGAAAAAGCACGTTATCTCTAAAACATCAAGAACTTGCCAAAGACATGACCGACATGCAGAAAACGACAGTTATGAAACCACAAAAGCCACCGCTTCAGCGAATCCAATCCGCCTTTTACCACTCAATCGATGGATTAAGCGCCGCCTTTAAAGGGGAAGCCGCCTTCAGGCAAGTGGTTATGATGTTTATTCTTCTTCTGCCGCTTCTCTACTTCCTGCCGATCCCGCTTACTTTTAAGCTATTGTTGCTGGCGGCAAATTTTATTGTGCTCATTTCCGAGATTTTGAATTCTGCGGTGGAGGCGGTAGTCGATCTTGCTTCTCCTGAGCTTCATGAACTTGCTAAAAAAGCCAAAGATATGGGAAGTGCCGCTGTTTTTCTGGCAATGATCATGGCGGTAACGCTCTGGCTCTACACCATCCCGTTCTTGCTGCTTTAG
- the thiS gene encoding sulfur carrier protein ThiS, with protein MNVTINGEKVAVSPGSTIVEALEGYGLPQSFVVELNGEIIDNNNLADYLLNDSDILEIIRFVGGG; from the coding sequence ATGAACGTCACTATTAACGGTGAAAAGGTTGCTGTTTCACCTGGATCCACTATTGTAGAGGCTCTGGAAGGCTATGGTCTCCCTCAATCATTTGTCGTAGAATTGAATGGTGAAATAATCGACAACAATAATCTCGCCGATTACCTGCTCAATGATAGTGATATTCTGGAAATCATTCGATTTGTAGGAGGAGGCTGA
- a CDS encoding polyprenyl synthetase family protein: MQLVQADIERIDSTMLDDLEKLAEKLDGRLVEILRYGLFGGGKRFRPLLTVISSRLSGGSSEEIYNLSIAFEYLHLATLFHDDIIDRAETRRGKPSVCKAYGIAAAILAGDFLHSRSMEVIGRLGGEQALEIFCGATEAIVDGEFVQLRNAENFNQSEADYFRAIEGKTALLISAATEIGALFGEADRKQQQALREYGRNLGYGFQIVDDLLDYRGEESATGKSTGNDLCEGKMTLPLILALEQADQSGRDTIIEILADPETRSKSFHSVYNFIERHEGFSRAESRAQRCIEDALCNLRVFPASRDKDIRILQGLAQYALQRKK; encoded by the coding sequence ATGCAACTCGTTCAAGCTGATATAGAACGGATAGACAGCACTATGCTGGATGATCTTGAAAAGCTGGCGGAAAAACTGGATGGACGTCTTGTCGAGATTTTACGATATGGACTGTTCGGCGGGGGCAAGCGCTTCCGTCCTCTGCTTACGGTGATTTCTTCGCGTCTGAGCGGCGGCTCATCGGAGGAAATTTACAACCTCTCCATAGCCTTCGAATACCTTCATCTGGCAACGCTTTTTCATGACGATATCATAGACCGTGCTGAAACACGGCGAGGAAAACCTTCTGTGTGCAAGGCCTATGGTATCGCTGCAGCCATTCTTGCCGGGGATTTCCTGCACTCCCGTTCCATGGAGGTAATAGGAAGGCTTGGAGGAGAACAGGCCCTGGAAATATTTTGCGGGGCCACAGAGGCAATAGTAGATGGTGAGTTTGTCCAATTGAGAAATGCTGAAAATTTTAACCAGTCTGAGGCAGATTATTTCCGAGCCATAGAAGGGAAGACGGCCTTGCTGATCTCTGCAGCTACGGAAATAGGGGCTCTTTTCGGTGAAGCTGACAGAAAACAGCAGCAGGCCCTGAGAGAATATGGGCGTAATTTAGGATATGGTTTCCAAATCGTGGATGACCTTCTGGACTACCGGGGGGAAGAGAGCGCTACCGGTAAATCAACAGGGAATGATCTCTGTGAAGGAAAGATGACGCTGCCGCTGATTCTTGCTCTGGAACAGGCTGATCAGAGCGGGAGAGATACCATTATCGAAATTCTGGCGGATCCGGAAACCCGGAGTAAATCGTTTCACAGCGTTTACAACTTTATCGAAAGACATGAAGGTTTCAGTCGTGCCGAAAGCAGGGCCCAGCGATGTATTGAGGATGCGCTTTGCAATCTGCGCGTATTTCCGGCATCTAGGGACAAAGATATCCGGATTCTTCAGGGGCTGGCTCAGTATGCACTGCAGCGCAAGAAATGA
- the thiH gene encoding 2-iminoacetate synthase ThiH: protein MPDFFSWQNQLERCSESDVMHALECAKPGIGELSALLSPAADRFLPQLAARSRDLTLQRFGRTTQLYAPVYLSNFCTNRCVYCGFSATNKIDRKALTLDEAEKEAEILYRRGFRHILLVSGESDAIIDVSYLENLAKRLCSRFASLSIEVQPLSTEAYRRLFAAGITAVAVYQETYDRELYKELHPAGKKRDYDFRLDTPDRAAAVGMREIGIGALLGLSNWRAEGMALGYHLNSLRRRFWQTNFSVSFPRLRPAAGAFAPLTEVNLKNLSQLIFALRIFDPDVGLIVSTREEAAFRDGMLGLGPTRYSAGSSTAPGGYGNPELNGEQFSVGDHRSLPEMAAVIRSKGFDPVCKDWDASFQESTLS from the coding sequence ATGCCCGATTTCTTCTCATGGCAAAACCAGCTTGAACGCTGCTCTGAAAGCGATGTTATGCACGCGCTCGAATGTGCCAAACCTGGCATCGGCGAGCTCTCCGCCCTACTCTCTCCTGCTGCTGATCGTTTTCTTCCGCAGCTTGCCGCGCGTTCACGTGACCTGACTCTGCAGCGATTCGGCAGAACAACCCAGCTCTATGCACCCGTATATCTTTCCAACTTCTGCACGAACAGATGTGTCTATTGCGGTTTTTCCGCAACCAACAAGATCGATCGTAAAGCATTGACCCTTGATGAAGCTGAAAAGGAGGCGGAGATTTTATATCGGCGAGGATTCCGCCATATTTTGCTGGTCAGTGGTGAGTCCGATGCGATTATCGATGTTTCTTATCTGGAGAATCTGGCCAAGCGATTATGCTCCCGATTCGCCTCTCTTTCAATTGAGGTTCAACCCCTCTCGACAGAAGCTTACCGCCGATTATTTGCCGCCGGCATTACCGCAGTCGCTGTTTATCAGGAGACTTATGATAGAGAACTCTATAAAGAACTTCATCCGGCAGGCAAGAAACGCGACTATGACTTCCGTCTGGATACGCCTGATCGAGCTGCCGCCGTCGGCATGCGGGAGATAGGAATCGGAGCACTCCTGGGACTTTCAAACTGGCGCGCCGAAGGCATGGCCCTGGGATACCACCTGAACTCTTTGCGCCGGAGGTTCTGGCAGACTAACTTCAGTGTTTCGTTTCCGCGCCTGAGGCCTGCGGCAGGAGCTTTTGCACCGCTGACGGAAGTGAATCTGAAAAACCTCAGTCAGCTGATCTTCGCTCTGCGCATCTTCGACCCCGATGTAGGTCTTATTGTGTCGACCCGCGAAGAGGCCGCTTTCAGGGATGGTATGCTGGGATTGGGCCCAACCCGCTATTCTGCCGGATCAAGTACGGCCCCCGGCGGATATGGCAATCCGGAACTGAATGGAGAACAATTCAGCGTAGGTGATCATCGATCATTGCCTGAGATGGCTGCTGTTATACGAAGCAAAGGATTTGATCCGGTCTGCAAGGATTGGGATGCCTCTTTTCAGGAAAGCACACTTTCGTAG
- a CDS encoding thiazole synthase translates to MLTIAETSFSSRLFLGTGKFASSKIMEQAISASGTEMVTVALRRVDLSNPNDDIMSVIDPRKYTFLPNTSGARNSDEAIRLARLARAASGNRWLKLEVTPDPRTLLPDPVETLVATEKLVKEGFIVLPYMNADPILALRLQDAGAAAVMPLGSPIGTNQGILTAFQIEIIIEQAGVPVVVDAGIGAPSHAAQAMEMGADAVLVNTAIAIARDPIAMAGAFAKAVEAGRTAYEAGMGAKSTNAQASSPLQGISEDLSFL, encoded by the coding sequence ATGCTGACAATTGCAGAAACCTCCTTTTCTTCCAGATTGTTTCTCGGGACAGGAAAATTCGCCTCCTCCAAAATAATGGAGCAGGCAATCTCTGCTTCCGGAACGGAAATGGTTACGGTTGCGCTGCGCAGGGTTGATTTGTCCAATCCGAACGATGACATCATGAGTGTTATCGATCCACGAAAATATACCTTTCTGCCAAACACCTCCGGAGCCAGGAACAGCGATGAAGCCATCCGTCTTGCCAGATTGGCCAGGGCGGCATCGGGGAATCGCTGGCTTAAACTCGAAGTGACCCCCGACCCGCGCACTCTTCTTCCTGATCCCGTCGAAACTCTCGTCGCCACTGAAAAACTGGTTAAGGAAGGCTTTATTGTTTTGCCCTATATGAATGCCGATCCAATCCTTGCCCTGAGGCTCCAGGATGCAGGCGCAGCTGCGGTGATGCCGCTTGGCTCTCCCATCGGCACCAATCAGGGGATTCTGACGGCTTTTCAGATTGAGATAATAATTGAACAGGCCGGCGTTCCCGTGGTTGTCGATGCAGGAATCGGAGCACCTTCTCATGCCGCACAGGCTATGGAAATGGGTGCCGATGCGGTGCTGGTCAATACCGCCATTGCTATAGCCAGGGATCCGATAGCCATGGCAGGCGCTTTTGCCAAGGCAGTGGAGGCTGGCAGAACAGCCTATGAAGCAGGTATGGGAGCTAAGAGTACCAATGCTCAGGCCTCCTCTCCTCTCCAGGGCATCTCTGAAGATCTCTCTTTCCTGTAA